CTGACGCTGACCATCCCGGTCGCCGAGGCCGCCAAGCCGCGCCGCATCGCGATCAACACCGGCACCCCGCACGAGACCGTCGAGGGCACGTCCACCAAGACCGTGGAGGGCACCGCCACGCCCGCTCTCACCGAGTCCTGACCGCCCGCGACAGGCGACGAACCCCCTAGCCGACGGCCGGGGCGGGAGGTGCTCCCGCCCCGGCCGGTCGCATGGTGGCGGCGGTGACCGGGTCCGGCCGGTCGCAGTCAGCGCACCCTCCAGCTGTCCCACGCTGTCCAGGTCCAGGTTGTTCGTCGGCTCGTCGAGCAGCAGCAACTGCGGCGCCGGCTCGCCGAACAGCACGCACGGCAGGGTGGCCCGCAACCGCTCGCCCCGCTGAGCACCCGCACCGCCCCTGATTCCCCTTCGTCAGTGCCCGAATGTGCCAACCGGAAATATCTGCCCAGCAATGTTCCACAATGGTCAGCGACCAGGTCCGGGCCGTTTGGGCAGCGGGAAAGGGCCGGCCGGGCTGGTGCACGCTCGAGTGCCCGAGGCCGGTGGAACAGCGCGCGCGCCGAGGGACCCGGACCGGCCGAGCGGACCCGCCGTTCAGGCGGGCCCCAGGAGATCCCACTGATTACCCGCGATGTCCAGGAAGACGGCGACCCGGCCGTACGGCTCGGTGCGAGGCGGGCGGGTGAAGGTCACGCCCGCGTCGAGCAGGCGGCGGTGGACCGCGTCGAAGTCGTCCACCCGGAGGAAGAACCCGACCCGGCCCGCGGTCTGGTCGCCGGCCACCGCGCGCTGCCGGTCCCCGTCGGCCCGCGCCAGCAGGAGGCCGGTTTCCGCGCCGGGCGGGCGGACCACGACCCAGCGCTTGGGCCGGCCGTCGGTGGTCGTCGACGGCGAGTCCTCGACGAGCGCGAAGCCGAGCAGGCCGGTGAAGAACTCGATCGCCGGGTCGTAGTCGTCGACGATCAACGTGACCAGCTCCATCCGCATCGGGACAGGCTAGCGGGATGCTCGGGGTCCGCTGTGGACCGACCGGCGGCTAGGCTGCGCGGGATGCGGCTCGGTGTGAACCTTCCTCAGACCAACAAGTTCGACCTGGCGCGTGACGTCACCGAGTTCGCCCGGGCGGCCGAGGAGATCGGCTACGACAGCCTGTGGGCCTATGAGCGGATCCTGGCGCCGGAGGACACCAGCGGGGCGCACGGGCTCTACGGCGTTCCGGGCCTGCCCTGGCCGGAGAGCTACGCGCACACCACCGACGCGCTGGTCACCCTGACCCTGGCGGCGGCGGTGACCAGCCGGGTCGAGCTCGGGACCGGGGTGCTGATCCCGGGGCTGCACCTGCCGTTCCGGCTGGCCCGCAGCCTGGCCGCGCTGGACGCGGCGTCCGGTGGGCGGGTGATCGCCGGGCTGGGCACCGGCTGGTCGATCGACGAGTTCGCGGCCACCGCGCCGCGGCCGATCGCCGAGCGGGGTGCCGCGCTCGACGAGTTCCTGGACGTCGCCGGCGCGGTCTGGGGGCCGGACCCGGTGACGTTCGGGAACGAGCGGTACCGGCTGGCGCCCAGCCGGGTGAACCCGAAGCCGGCCCGGCCGATCCCGGTCTTCCTGGCCGGCGGCAACCGGACGGCGCTGGCCCGGATCGTCCGGCGGGCCGACGGATGGCTGCCGACGGGGATCCCGCCACGGCAGGTGGGCGAGGTTCTCGCCGGGCTGCGGGCACAGGCGGTCGAGGCCGGCCGCGATCCGGCCGCGATCGGCTGCGTCTTCCAATTGGGGGTGCGCGACCTGACGGAGGTCCCGGCCACGGGACGCCGGCCGTACACCGGCGGCCCGGCGCAGATCGCCGAGGATCTCGCCGCGCTGGCCGAGGCCGGTGTCGACCACGCCTACGTGACCCTGACCTCGGCGGCCGGCGACCTCAAGGAGCTGATCGCCGTGGCCCAGCGGCTGCACACGGAGGCCCGCGCCGCCGGCCTCTGACCGCCGGCGCCGGGGCCGCTGCGAACTGTTGCGGGAGCTTGGCAGGCACGCGGTTCACGCCTCGGCGGGGCGGTGCCGGATCCGGCCGCGGGCCGCGAGCCGGTCGAGCCGGCGTTCCTGGCGGTCGGCCCACCGGGCGACCCGGTCCGGGTCGAGCCGGCCCCCGTGCCCGACGTGCAGCGCCACCGGCTTCAGGGCGAGCATGGCCCGGAGACTGGCCAGGTTGGTGACCGGATCGTCGTGGAACGGCGGATTGGCCGGCCGGCCGGTGATCGAGCCGAGGAACGGGCTCGCCACCAGGTCCCCGGCGACCAGGTCGCCGGCGTCGGTGAGCACCGAGACCGAGCCGGCCGTGTGCCCCGGCGTTGGCATGATCGAACCGGCCACCCCGAAGTCGTCGAGCCGCTGCGGACCGTCCAGGACCACCTCCGGCTCGACCGGCTGGACCGTGTGGTGCAACGCCGGCAGCCGGCTCATCACCGCCCCGAACGGGCCGGTCGGCAGGTACGGCTCCCGCGCCCGCCCGGCCCGGTAGGGAACCAGGTCGGCGCGGTGCGCCGCGATCGGCGCCCCGGTCAGCCGGCTCACGTGCGCCGCGGCGCCGAAGTGGTCGATGTGGGCGTGGGTGAGCACGATCAGGGCCAGGTCGGCCGGGTCGACGCCGTGCCCGGCGATCCCGTCCACGATCCGCCGCCCGGTGCCGGGGAGGCCGGCGTCGACGAGCACGGGCCGGCGGCCGAGCAGCAGGTAGGCGTTGATGGAGTGCCGGCCGGCGACGGCGATGGGCCGCACGCTGACCCGGGATGACGCTGACATGATCTTCCTCCGTGGGGTACTTGACCGATCGGTCAACTCGATGGGCATGGCGAAGGGCGCCCGGATGGGGCGCCGGTCAGTGGGTTGCTTGCAGCAGCAGCCGGATGTCGGCCTTGGCGAGCAGCATCAGGGCGGGGTCGTCGCGCGCCTCGGCGAGCAGGGCCAGACCCTGCATCAGGGCCAGCACCCGGAGGGCGGCGCCGGCCGGGTCGACGCCGGCCGGCACCTCACCGCGCCCCTTCGCCTCGCTGACGGCGGCGGCGAAGTAGGACGTCCAGGAGCTCAGGACCCGCCCGGCCCGCGCCCGCCCGTCCTCGCCCTGCCGGGCGACCTCGGTGGCGAGGCCGCCGAGCGGGCAGCCCGGCGTGGCCCCGAACCGCTCCCGCATCGCCGCCAGCATCCGCGCGAAGCCGTCGACGAACCGGTCGATCCGGTCGAGGGGCGGGACGTCGCCGGTGAACGCCTCCTCCAGCATCGCGTGCATCATGTCCCAGTTGTGCTCCAGGACCGCGCCGGCCAGCACCTCCTTGGACGGGAAGAAGTGGTAGAGGCTGCCCTTGTGGACGCCGGCGGCCCGGCACACGTCCTCGGTGCTGACCTCGGCCAGCGACGCGCCGTGGATCAGGTCGCGGGCCACCGCCACGATGCGTTCGCGGGTGTCTCGCGCCATCGCCCACCTCCGCTGTCGACGGGGAAAGTGACCGATGATGCCCGGCCACTTGACTGTTCGGTCAAAACTAGGCGCAGTTGACCAGTCGGTCAACTCGGTGGTGGGTGACCGGGGGCGGGGAGGGCCGGGGGACCGGCCCTCCCCGCACGGTCAGACGGTCGACGTGAAGGTGTAGGTGCCGGCGCCGAGGGCGTACGACGTACCGCCGACCGGTACCGCCTCGGCCGGCGCGGAGGTCACGGCGGCGCCGGGTACGCGTACCGTAGCCGTGGTGCCGGTGGCGACGACCACCCGCAACGTGATAGCGGACCCGGACCGGCTCCAGGCGGTCGCGACCCGGCCGTAAGCCGTGGTCAGGTCGGACGACGCGGACGTCAGCGTGCCGCCCGGCTTGGGCGCCAGCAGCACCCGGGCATAACCGGGCGCGGCCGGGGCGACGCCTCCGACCTGGCGGTAAAGCCAGTCACCGACCGAGCCGAGCCCGTAGTGGTTGAACGAGTTCATCCCCGGGTCCTGCGGGCTGCCGTCCGGGCGGATGCCGTCCCAGCGCTCCCAGATCGTGGTGGCGCCCCGCGAGATCATGTAGCCCCAGCCGGGATAGCCGGGCTGTTGCAGGATCTGGTACGCGGTGTCGGCGTGCCCGTGGTCGGCCAGCACCGGCAGCAGATTCTCCACGCCCATGAAGCCGACCGAGAGGTGGCCGCCCCGGGACGCCACCTTGGCGGCCAGCTTGTCGGCGACCCCCTGCGCCCGGTTCTCCGGTACCAGCCCGAAGGCGAGGGCCAGGACGTACCCGGTCTGGCTGTTGGTGCCGACGGTCCCGTCGGCGGCGACGAACCGGTTGGTGAAGGCGGTCGCGATCCGGTCGGCCAGCGTGCCGTAGGAGGCGGCCTGCGCGTCGCGCCCGGTGGCCGCCGCCATCCGCGCCACCAGCCGGGCCGACCAGCCGAAGTACGCCGTGCTGGTCAGGTCGTTGCCGGTGCCGTCGTCGACGTTCAGCCAGTCGCCGTAGGTGTCCTGGTCGCGGATCAGGTCCGCGCCGGCGGTGCTCCGCAGGTAGTCCACCCAGCGGGTCATCGCGGGGAACGCCCGGTCGGCCGGTCCCAGGTCGCCGAAGCGCTGCCAGATCGTGTACGGCACGATCACGCCGGCGTCGCCCCAGCCCGCCTTGCCGGCGCCACCGAGCACGTCCGGCGCCACGTCGGTGAACGCGCCGTCGGCGTGCTGGGCGTCCACCAGGTCGGTGGTGAACTTGTCGAGCAGCCCGTAGGTGTCGAAGTTGAACGTCGACGTGGCCCCGAACGCGGCGATGTCCCCGGTCCAGCCGAGTCGCTCGTCGCGCTGCGGGCAGTCGGTCGGGATGGAGAGCAGGTTCGACCGGGCACCCCAGAGGATGGCCTGCCCGACCTTGTTGAGCGTGGCGTCCGAGCTGGTGAACGTGCCGGTGGCCGGGCCGTTGGTCCACGCCGCGAGGCCGGTGAGGCTGTCCGCGGTGGGGGTGCCGGGGAAGCCGGTGATCTCGACGTACCGGTAGCCGTGCACGGTGAATCGGGGTTCGAACGTTTCAGTCCCGGTGCCGGCCAGGGTGAACCGGTCGGTGGCCTGGGCGGCCCGCAGGTTCGCGGTGTAGAGGGTGCCGTCGGCGTTGAGGATCTCGCCGTGCCGCAGGGTGACGGTGGTGCCCGCCGGGCCGCCGACCCGCAGCCGGTCCCAGCCGGCGAAGTTCTGCCCGAGGTCGGCGATGAAGACGCCGGGCCGAGGCTGGGTGATCGCGACCGGGCGCAGCTCCCGCTGCACGGTCACGCCCGGGTCGAGCTGCGGGACCAGGGTGGGCCGGGTGCCGCTCCGGACCGTCACCGGTGTCCAGGAGCTGTCGTCGAAGCCCGCGGCGTTCCAGTCGCCGACGATCCGCCGGGCGTCCTGTGTCTCGCCCGCGTAGAGGTCGTCGGCGCGGACATTGCTCGGCGTGGTGCGCCAGCTGCCGTCGGTCCGCACGGTGGCCGAGGTGCCGTCGGTGAACTCGACGATCAACTGGGCGGCGTACCAGGGCTGAGTGCCGTACCGCTGGCTCCCGGCGAATCCGATGTTCCCGGCGTACCAGCCGCGGCCGAGCTGCGCGGCCAGCGCGTTGTCGCCCTGCCTGATCGCGGCGGTGACGTCGAACCCCCGGTACTGCAGCCGCTTGTCGTAATCGGTCCAGCCGGGTGCGAGCCGGTCGACGCCGACCTTGACCCCGTTGAGGTAGGTGTCGTGCAGGCCGAGCGCGGTGGTGAACAGCCGCGCCCGGGCCACCGGCTTGCCGACGGTGAACCCCTTGCGCAGGTAGGGCGCGGGGGAGGAGACCAGCACCTGGCTGCCCCACGGCCCGCTGCCGTAACCGGCCAGGACCTTGGCGGCGGCCCATCCGGAGTCGTCGAACCCGGGCTGCTGCCAGCCGCCCGGCCCGGCGGTCGAGGACTTCCACGAGCCGTCGGTGACCGTCGCGCCGAGCTTGGCGATCAGGCCGGCCGGGCTCACCGTGGTGTTGGCGGCGGCGATCGCGATGGTGTGCGTGCCGGCCGGCACCGTCACCGTCGCGGCGGTCTTCCACGAGTCGGTCACCCGGGGACTCGCCGAGACCTGCGTCCCGTCGATCCACACGTCGGCGGTGTCGTCCCCGGTCACCACCATCGTGGTGCCCGCCGCGAGACTCACCGTCCGGCGGAAGTACCGGGTCGCCACCGGCGCGCTCGACGCCGGGTCGCCCTCCGGGTACCAGATCCAGTTCGCGCCGCTCAGGTCGCCGGCCGGCGGGGCGCCGACGAAGGCCGCTGTCATCGTGATGCCGGTGTCGAACCGGGCGCTCGGGCTCCACGCTCCCGGCCGCCCCTGAGCGTCCCAGACCCGGACGCGCCAGTGGTAGGTGCGGTTGCCGGCGAGTGCCGGCCCGCCGTACCCGATGTCGGTCTGCCGCGTCGAGGCGACAGTGCCGCTGTCCCAGACGTCGGCCGCGCCCGGCGTGGTCCCCACGGTGATCTGGTAGCGGCCCTGCATCTGGCCGCCGGCCTCGGAGGCGAGCCGCCAGCCGAACCGCACGCCGTCCACGCCGACCGGGTCGACCTGCCGGTTCACTGTCAGGCCGGTGACGCTCACCGGCGACGCCGCGCCCGGATCCGGCAGCGCCACCCCGCCACCCCACGGCCCGGCGCCATAGGCGCCGAGATCCCGCGCGGTGGTCCAGGCGGCATCGGAGAAGTCCGGGTCGGCCCAGTTCTCCGGTACGGCGGAAGCGGCGCGCCAGGAGCCGTCGGTGACGAGGTCCACCGTGCCGGCGCGCAGCCGCCCGAGGACGCCGGCCGGCCCGCCACTGTTGCGCGCGGCGACGGCGACCGTGTTGGCGCCGGGGTGCAGCGACCCGGCCAGGTCGACGTGGATCGCCCGTCTCCAGGAGTCGGTGGTGCGCGGGGAGCCGGCCAGCCGGGTGCCGTTGACCCAGACGTCGACAGTGTCGTCGCCGGTGACGACCAGCTGCGCGTCCGGGATGTCGGCGGCCGCGACGGAGAAGGTGCGGCGCAGGTAACGGGTGGCGACCGGCGCGCTGGTCGCCGGCTCGCCCTCGGGATACCAGATCCAGTGCGCCCCGCCGAGCCCGACCGGCGGATCCGCCGCCGCGGCCGTCCCCGGCGCCGGTACCAGCAGAAGTGCGGCCGTCACGGCCGCGAGCAAACCCTTCATCCGGACCTCCTGAGCATCTGAAACGTTTCATAACGACACTCATCGATCGTAGATGTGTTAACGCTCCCGAAACAAGACGGTCGTCGATGTCCGTGCTTCCGGGACCCGCTGTACCGGGCGCCGTCCCGAGCCGTTGTGGGGCACGCCGCCCGGATGTGGGCGCGGGCGCCCGGGCCGCCTGGTTCGACGCGGGACTCGCGGCGGGGCGGTTCCGGCGTACCGGAAAGCGGCGAACCGGACGGGGAGGCGGTCGGCTACGGTCGGCGGGCCGGCGGTCCGGGTTCTGTCGGGGGTGGGCGGTAGTTTCTAAGCCGGCCCGAGGACAGGAGGAGCCGCTGGTGAGCACGTCGACGAAGGTGCGGCCCGAGCAGGACACCGGGATCGGGTCGCTCGAGGTGCTGGCCGGGTTGCTGGTCGCCCTGGTGCTGGTGCGCGGGCACCTGGCCGGGCTGCTGTCCGGGCCGGGGCTGCAGACCTGGGCGACGGTGTTCGTCTCGGTGCTGGTGCAGGCGGTGCCGTTCCTGGTCTTCGGGGTGGTGCTGTCCGCGGTCATCGCGGTCTTCGTGCCGCGCGGCTTCTGGGCCAGGGCGCTGCCCAGCCATCCGGCGCTCGCGGTGCCGGCCGCCGGGGTGGCCGGGGTCATCCTGCCGGGGTGCGAGTGCGGCAGCGTGCCGATCGCCGGGTCGCTGATCCGGCGCGGGGTGACGCCGGCGGCGGCGCTCGCCTTC
This window of the Actinoplanes oblitus genome carries:
- a CDS encoding family 78 glycoside hydrolase catalytic domain yields the protein MKGLLAAVTAALLLVPAPGTAAAADPPVGLGGAHWIWYPEGEPATSAPVATRYLRRTFSVAAADIPDAQLVVTGDDTVDVWVNGTRLAGSPRTTDSWRRAIHVDLAGSLHPGANTVAVAARNSGGPAGVLGRLRAGTVDLVTDGSWRAASAVPENWADPDFSDAAWTTARDLGAYGAGPWGGGVALPDPGAASPVSVTGLTVNRQVDPVGVDGVRFGWRLASEAGGQMQGRYQITVGTTPGAADVWDSGTVASTRQTDIGYGGPALAGNRTYHWRVRVWDAQGRPGAWSPSARFDTGITMTAAFVGAPPAGDLSGANWIWYPEGDPASSAPVATRYFRRTVSLAAGTTMVVTGDDTADVWIDGTQVSASPRVTDSWKTAATVTVPAGTHTIAIAAANTTVSPAGLIAKLGATVTDGSWKSSTAGPGGWQQPGFDDSGWAAAKVLAGYGSGPWGSQVLVSSPAPYLRKGFTVGKPVARARLFTTALGLHDTYLNGVKVGVDRLAPGWTDYDKRLQYRGFDVTAAIRQGDNALAAQLGRGWYAGNIGFAGSQRYGTQPWYAAQLIVEFTDGTSATVRTDGSWRTTPSNVRADDLYAGETQDARRIVGDWNAAGFDDSSWTPVTVRSGTRPTLVPQLDPGVTVQRELRPVAITQPRPGVFIADLGQNFAGWDRLRVGGPAGTTVTLRHGEILNADGTLYTANLRAAQATDRFTLAGTGTETFEPRFTVHGYRYVEITGFPGTPTADSLTGLAAWTNGPATGTFTSSDATLNKVGQAILWGARSNLLSIPTDCPQRDERLGWTGDIAAFGATSTFNFDTYGLLDKFTTDLVDAQHADGAFTDVAPDVLGGAGKAGWGDAGVIVPYTIWQRFGDLGPADRAFPAMTRWVDYLRSTAGADLIRDQDTYGDWLNVDDGTGNDLTSTAYFGWSARLVARMAAATGRDAQAASYGTLADRIATAFTNRFVAADGTVGTNSQTGYVLALAFGLVPENRAQGVADKLAAKVASRGGHLSVGFMGVENLLPVLADHGHADTAYQILQQPGYPGWGYMISRGATTIWERWDGIRPDGSPQDPGMNSFNHYGLGSVGDWLYRQVGGVAPAAPGYARVLLAPKPGGTLTSASSDLTTAYGRVATAWSRSGSAITLRVVVATGTTATVRVPGAAVTSAPAEAVPVGGTSYALGAGTYTFTSTV
- a CDS encoding VOC family protein is translated as MRMELVTLIVDDYDPAIEFFTGLLGFALVEDSPSTTTDGRPKRWVVVRPPGAETGLLLARADGDRQRAVAGDQTAGRVGFFLRVDDFDAVHRRLLDAGVTFTRPPRTEPYGRVAVFLDIAGNQWDLLGPA
- a CDS encoding TetR/AcrR family transcriptional regulator, which gives rise to MARDTRERIVAVARDLIHGASLAEVSTEDVCRAAGVHKGSLYHFFPSKEVLAGAVLEHNWDMMHAMLEEAFTGDVPPLDRIDRFVDGFARMLAAMRERFGATPGCPLGGLATEVARQGEDGRARAGRVLSSWTSYFAAAVSEAKGRGEVPAGVDPAGAALRVLALMQGLALLAEARDDPALMLLAKADIRLLLQATH
- a CDS encoding TIGR03619 family F420-dependent LLM class oxidoreductase; the encoded protein is MRLGVNLPQTNKFDLARDVTEFARAAEEIGYDSLWAYERILAPEDTSGAHGLYGVPGLPWPESYAHTTDALVTLTLAAAVTSRVELGTGVLIPGLHLPFRLARSLAALDAASGGRVIAGLGTGWSIDEFAATAPRPIAERGAALDEFLDVAGAVWGPDPVTFGNERYRLAPSRVNPKPARPIPVFLAGGNRTALARIVRRADGWLPTGIPPRQVGEVLAGLRAQAVEAGRDPAAIGCVFQLGVRDLTEVPATGRRPYTGGPAQIAEDLAALAEAGVDHAYVTLTSAAGDLKELIAVAQRLHTEARAAGL
- a CDS encoding MBL fold metallo-hydrolase, whose amino-acid sequence is MSASSRVSVRPIAVAGRHSINAYLLLGRRPVLVDAGLPGTGRRIVDGIAGHGVDPADLALIVLTHAHIDHFGAAAHVSRLTGAPIAAHRADLVPYRAGRAREPYLPTGPFGAVMSRLPALHHTVQPVEPEVVLDGPQRLDDFGVAGSIMPTPGHTAGSVSVLTDAGDLVAGDLVASPFLGSITGRPANPPFHDDPVTNLASLRAMLALKPVALHVGHGGRLDPDRVARWADRQERRLDRLAARGRIRHRPAEA